Part of the Deltaproteobacteria bacterium genome, CGCGCAGCAGGCGCGTCGCCGCCTCGGCGAGGCGCGGCACGATCAGCTCGAGCGCGCGGCGGCCCTCGTCGGCGCTCGCGTGCGTGCGCGGATCGATGCCGAAGATGCCCAGTCGCGCGGCGCGCCCGTCGAGCGTCATCGGCTCGGTTGGAAGCGCGCCGAGATCCACCAGTTCGGGCGTGATCGCCATCAGAATCGACGTCTCCCACTTCGCGGCGTGATCGCCGAGGTAGCCGATGTCCGTCGCGAGCATCGCCTCCGAAATTCCCATCGCCGCCACGCCCCGGCGCGCCGACACGCGGCGGCACTCGGCGCGCAGCATCGTAAGCTGCGCGAGCGGGTAATGCCCCGTGAGAAACACGATGGCGTGAAAACCAAAATCGGCGAGTTGATTCAATGCTCCGCGCACCTGACGGCGCAGCGCGCGTTTGCCGAAACGGAACGTGAACGGAAAACGCAGCGTGTGAAACGCGCCCCAGCTCATCGCGGGAAACACCACGCCGCCCGCGCGCGCGGCGGCCTGCTCGCAGATCCACGCGGCCTTGATGGAGTCGAGTCCCAGCGGCGCGTGCTCGCCGTGCCACTCCAGCGCACCCAGCGGCACCCACGCGATCGGCGTTCGCGCGAGCATGTCGCGCACCGCGGCGGGCCGGGCGCGTTCGAAACGCTCAAAGACGGGATCGCCGTCGATTATGTCGTTCGGCATACGTGTCTCCAAGATTCGGCTACGACGCGACCTCCTCATTCTATTCGGGGTAATAAGAATGTCGAATACGCCCACCTCCCCGACTCCACTTGTGCCAAACAGTCCAGCCGGAGGGAATCGACAGACCGATGCCGGCCAGGGTGACGCAAGCTGAAGAAATTCCTTGCATTCGGTTCGGCTGCGTGAGACAATTCCCTCGTCGCTCGGCATCTTTCCAAAATTGTGGCGGAAGTTTCCCATGAAGTCGTTCGTGGCAACGATGTGTGTCTTCGTGTTGGCAATCGTATCTTTTGGAACGGCCTTGGCCGGTGTCGTGGAGGATTCTGGCAACACCGATCCCGACACGTTCTATGACTCTTTGGACGAGTCGGGAGACGAGATTTATCTGGAAAACGGCAGCACCACACTCATTTTCGACAAGGCGACGGGAAATCTCACGTATTGGTCCGATGCATCCGGCGCGGTCCTCGCGGATACTCCGTCCGACGATTCGAAGAGTGCCACCGATACTGCGACCGATTCCCCCGAGTCCTTGCTGCTGGATGCCGGCACGAACCGCAGCGAGTGCGACATCTGGAGCGAGCAGAACATCCTGATCGACGTGATCAACTGGAACGGCGACTGCAACCCTCAGTCCTCTGCTGGGCGCGGAGTGAAGACGGTTTGTGGCGAAAGGAAAAAATCGACGAAGAGGACATTGGCGGAGTTGCCATCACGTGGATATATGGATTTGCTGTAAGCCCGAGCGGAGTGGTGGGAATCCTCTACGAATGGCGCGACGACGACCTCAACTACCTGAAAGTCGCGCTGCGTGTGCCGGTGGAGGAGTGAACCGGCGGAGGGATTCGACTCCGGTGCCGCATTTCCCGCCACTCCACGCAATTTCCGTAATCATCGCGCGCACAGTCGTCGACCGTGCTCGGCGGCGATGTGCTCCGCGTCGGGGTACGCGAGGCTCGGGATCAGAAAGTCGGTGTCGGGAAACTCGAACTTCGACCACACGGGAAGCTCGGGCACGCAGTCGTTCTCGAGCGCACGGCGCACCCGTTCGGCACGATCGGGAAAGTACGCGGCGAGCGGCATTCCGGGGCCCATCGTGATCGAGAGCCGCCCGGGCGCGGCGTGGCGATGGAACTGCGCCGCGAGCACGAGCAGCGCGCCGACCGCGACGAGCGCGGCGATCCGCCCCGCCCGGCCCAGTCCTCCCCGCGAGCACGCCGCCCACGCCCCCGCCGATGCCGCGAGCGATGGCGCGTAATAGCGATAGTCGAACAGGTCGTTGACCAGCCCCGACAGGTAGCCCGCGAAGAGCCCCCCCGCGAAGAGCAGCGGTGCGAGCGCCTCCGCGCGCGGTCGGCGCACGAACGCGAACGCGGCGAGCGCGAGCATCACGAGCGAGGGCGCGACCGCCCACAGCCGGAACATCACGATGCGCCGCACGCCGCCGTCCGCGAGATCGAAGGGCGCGGTTCGAGCGCCGCCCAGAATCACCGCCGAATTCGTCAGGTGATTCGCAAAGTTTTCGGGATTCGCGAGATAGCCCGCGACGAGGCCGCTGATCGCGCCGATCGCCGCCGCCGCCGCGAGCGGAATACGCGGCGCGCTTTCCGTCTTTCGCACGAGCGCCCATAACGACGCCGCACCCGCCGCGACGAGATACACCACGCACCACTCGGGCCGCGCGAGACCGACCAGCAGTCCGCCCGCGGCGGCCGACGCGCCGCGCACGCGCGCGCTCCACGCGTCGTGCGTCGCCGCGACGAGCGCGAGAGCCGCGAGGCCGGTGACGAGCGCGCCGATGCTGCCGTCGAGGTAGAGTTGCACCGACGACGCGATCGCGAGTGGGCTCGCCGCGAGGGCGAGGATCACGCCGACGCGCACGCCGATGTCGTCTCGCTCGCGCGTTAAGAAGGCCAGCGCGCCCGCGAGCACGAGAAACAGGTAGAGCGCGAAGTGCAGGCGAATTGCGCCGACGAGGTCCGTCGCGCGGGTCCCCTCGGCGATCGCCGTGCGCAGCCCCGAGCCCGCCGCGCGCAGCCACAGGTATGGGGCGATCGGGTGATTGAAATTCAGGAGGATCGGATCGCCCGCGACGTAACCCGCGAGAATGAAGCGCGGAAAGGCCGGCGGATCGAGCAGCAGGTTCGCGAAGAGGCCCTCTTCGCCGATGATGGGGTGCTCGAAGTACGGCGCGCGCGAAACGAAATACACGAGCGCGAGCAGCGCGAACGCGATCAGGAAACGGCGCGTCGCGGTCATCGCGTCGAAACGTGAACGCCGCGCGAGCGTTCTTCGCGCAGCCGCCACAGCAGCGAGAGAAAATCGCCCGTCGTCGGGCCGAGCCGCATGTGCGACAGGCCGTGTTTTTGGTCGTAACGCAGTCGGATGGGGATCTCGGCGACCTTCGCGCCCGACCACGCGAGCTTGGTGATGAGTTCGACCATCACGCCGAAGCTCTGCGTGGTGACGACGTCGTCGCCCCAGGTGTCGAACGCGCGCCGCACGCACGCCGCGCGATACCAGCGATAGCCGCACGACAGATCGCGTGCGGGCAGCGGCCCGACGAGGAGCCGGTAAAACCACCGCGACGCCGCCGTGAATCCGCCGCGCCACCACGGCACGCCCACGACCGACGCGCCCGGCACGAAGCGGCTGCACACCACGACGTCCGCGCCCGTGCGCGCCGCCATGTCCATCTGCTCGATCACCTGCCGGGGGTCGTGCGTGGCGTCGGCGTCCATCACCGCGAACCAGCCGTCCGCCGACACGCGCGCGACGGATTCGCGCAGGATGGTGCGAACGGCGGCGGAGAGACCGCGATTGCGCCCGTGACGCACGAGCACGACGGGAAATTTCGCGGCGGCGCGCTCCGCGATGGCGGCGGTGTCGTCGGCGCTGCCGTCGTCGACGACGAGGATCGCGCAGCGCGGCGGCAGCATCGCGGCGATGGCTTCGATCAGGCCGGGGAGCGCAGCGGCCTCGTTATACGCGGGCAGCGCGACGATGCCGTCGAAGGCGTCCGGTTCACCGGCGGGGGAGGACATGCGCGCATGTTATCCGCCGCCGCCGCGCTTGGGTAGCGGGGCTGAGGTGGCTCGGGACCGCCGAGCGCCAGCTCGGCATTTCTTGGTCAGGCCTGCGCGCGCCCCCGCGGATTCGAACGCCCACGGTGGGACGATCGCGACGGTGACTTGATCGGCTCGAAGTCGATCGACAATCGAGTTCCCAGCGCCGCGGCGATCCGACGAAGCATTCTGATGGAATACCCCGCGTACTCCGGATTCTCCATGCGCGCGATGACCGACTGCGTCGTGCCGATTCGCGCGGCGAGGTCCTTTTGCGATAAGCCGGCCGCTTGGCGAACCTTCAAGATCTTGATCGCCAGATCGATTTTGCCTTTCTCCTCCTCGAAAACCGCCGCGAACTCGGGGTCCTTGAGTTGGTCCGTCAGATAGTCGCGAAATTCATCGCTTGGTCGGGTCTTCATGGTCCTTCTCCAGGAATTGCCGCAATCGTTTGTCGGCGATCAGGATTTCGCCCGACGGCGTCTTGGAGGTCTTCTTCACGAATCCGTGAAGGAGCACGATTCGCCGACCGGATACGAGGCTGTAGAACACGCGATAGATGTTTCCGTCGAATCCCACGCGGAGTTCACGGAGTTTTCGGCTTCCCGAGATGGCCTTTGAAAATGGCTCGGGAAGGAAACCCTCTTCGCCCAATCGTTGGATCGCCCGTAAAAGCCGCGCTTTGGCGCGGATATCGGGTAAGGCGTCCAGAAAGTCCCGAACGGGACACCGACCGCTATCCGCGACGTGGAAAACGATCCTGAACACGCTCGAAGTATCGCAATATTGCGATCGTCCGTCAAGAGAGTAGCGGGCGTGCCCGCACAGCCGTGGGCGGCTGTGCCACATTCCGACTTGTGAGCTACTTTGCCGCGCCGGACAGCATCTCGCGGGCCAGATCGCCGCGTCCATACACCACGCGCAGCGCCTCGAGCACCGCCTCGATGTCCACGGCGATCGAGCGCGCGATGCGTTCGTCGTAAACGAACTGGATCGAGAGGCCGGGCAGGTTGCCGTCGAAAAGCAGGCCGACGAGGTCGCCCGAGCCGTTGACGATGGGGCTACCCGAGTTGCCGGGGAAGGTGTCGAGCGTGGCGACGAAGTTGTACGTGGTGGACAGGTCGAGCAGGCCGCGCGCCTTGTCGAAGCCCGGCGCGACGTCGTAGGGCGGCTTGTTGCCGAAGCTCTCGGCGCGCTCGAACAGCCCGTAGAACGTCGTGCGCGGGCCGTTCATGTAGCCGTGATCCTCGTAACCCGAAACGCGTCCGTACGACAGGCGCAGCGTGAACGTGGTGTCGGGGTAGATCTCGCGCCCGCGGATCGCGAAACGCGCGCGGGCGATGCGGTCGCCCGCCTGCGCCTCGACCTCCTCGACCTCGTGCTCGTAGCGCGTGCGCAGCGCGCGATATTCCGGTTCGAGCGCGAGCGCAAGGCGAATCAGCGGGTCCTTCGATTTCTCCACGCCGGCGCGGCCCTGCTCCACCAGCGCCTTGCGGGCGTCGGCGTCGAAGATCTTTGTTTTCGCGATCGCGTCGGCGGCGACCTTCGCGGGCGTGCGTCCGCCGAGCGCGGCTTTGACCGCCGGGTCGTCCTCACCGAGGTTCTCGGCGAGCTGCGCGAGCCGGTCGGCGAGCACCACCTCTTCCATGTCGGCGTAGAGCGGAGCCTTGGAATACAGGCGCGAATAGAGGCTCGGCAGGGCTGAGTCGCGGAACTCCTCGAAGCGCTCCTCATTGGGCT contains:
- a CDS encoding creatininase family protein, translated to MPNDIIDGDPVFERFERARPAAVRDMLARTPIAWVPLGALEWHGEHAPLGLDSIKAAWICEQAAARAGGVVFPAMSWGAFHTLRFPFTFRFGKRALRRQVRGALNQLADFGFHAIVFLTGHYPLAQLTMLRAECRRVSARRGVAAMGISEAMLATDIGYLGDHAAKWETSILMAITPELVDLGALPTEPMTLDGRAARLGIFGIDPRTHASADEGRRALELIVPRLAEAATRLLREGNTDAAEEIYARHAAALRPPIAAGKIAYGTDSAWEVVTFTLRSIWRNRHL
- a CDS encoding glycosyltransferase; the protein is MSSPAGEPDAFDGIVALPAYNEAAALPGLIEAIAAMLPPRCAILVVDDGSADDTAAIAERAAAKFPVVLVRHGRNRGLSAAVRTILRESVARVSADGWFAVMDADATHDPRQVIEQMDMAARTGADVVVCSRFVPGASVVGVPWWRGGFTAASRWFYRLLVGPLPARDLSCGYRWYRAACVRRAFDTWGDDVVTTQSFGVMVELITKLAWSGAKVAEIPIRLRYDQKHGLSHMRLGPTTGDFLSLLWRLREERSRGVHVSTR
- a CDS encoding XRE family transcriptional regulator → MKTRPSDEFRDYLTDQLKDPEFAAVFEEEKGKIDLAIKILKVRQAAGLSQKDLAARIGTTQSVIARMENPEYAGYSIRMLRRIAAALGTRLSIDFEPIKSPSRSSHRGRSNPRGRAQA
- a CDS encoding type II toxin-antitoxin system RelE/ParE family toxin; its protein translation is MFRIVFHVADSGRCPVRDFLDALPDIRAKARLLRAIQRLGEEGFLPEPFSKAISGSRKLRELRVGFDGNIYRVFYSLVSGRRIVLLHGFVKKTSKTPSGEILIADKRLRQFLEKDHEDPTKR